From the Candidatus Cloacimonadota bacterium genome, one window contains:
- a CDS encoding peptidylprolyl isomerase — protein sequence MNKTIRLVCVLAILLMPILAQARIFARWHTSMGSFTAELYDELVPITALNFRDLANDGFYNNLIFHRVIEGFMIQDGCPNGTGTGGPGYNIQDEFHPDLLHDSAGVLAMARTTEPNSAGSQYYITLAPQPHLDGGYAVFGRIIEGLENVMAIGSVPTNSSNRPITPVNIFILRMLDLHLLDFFPVLDEPVLLDTNTTQMFITQAYTHEATVSYTWFLNDELLPDDTFMIERTFESGNHTLRCNIASSDSIAFDAVWNIQVSSANEDLQAPVAEQISLSANPNPFGSNIRILCNSKIEQNLSLDVFNLRGQKVRSLQKSASKQGTWELDWNGCDDNGQQLPAGVYLLKMKADSGNLFRKISKLK from the coding sequence ATGAACAAGACTATTAGATTGGTTTGCGTTTTAGCCATTTTACTGATGCCGATATTGGCACAAGCACGTATTTTTGCCCGCTGGCACACTTCGATGGGGAGTTTCACAGCGGAATTGTACGATGAGCTGGTTCCCATCACCGCTTTGAACTTTCGCGATCTGGCCAATGATGGTTTCTACAATAATCTCATCTTCCATCGGGTGATAGAAGGCTTCATGATCCAGGACGGTTGCCCCAATGGAACCGGAACCGGTGGTCCTGGTTACAACATTCAGGATGAGTTTCACCCGGATCTTTTGCACGATAGCGCCGGAGTGTTGGCGATGGCTCGTACCACTGAACCAAATAGTGCAGGTAGCCAATATTACATAACTTTGGCACCTCAGCCGCATCTGGACGGCGGATACGCTGTGTTTGGGAGAATAATCGAAGGTCTGGAAAACGTTATGGCTATTGGATCGGTACCCACTAATTCTTCGAATCGTCCCATTACTCCGGTAAACATTTTTATACTACGTATGTTGGATCTGCATCTACTGGATTTCTTTCCGGTTTTGGATGAACCGGTATTACTGGATACAAACACAACTCAAATGTTCATCACTCAAGCTTATACACACGAAGCAACTGTCAGCTACACTTGGTTTTTGAACGACGAACTCCTACCGGACGATACCTTTATGATCGAACGCACATTTGAGAGCGGGAATCATACCTTACGCTGCAACATAGCCTCTTCGGACAGCATAGCCTTTGATGCAGTATGGAATATTCAGGTTTCCAGTGCCAATGAAGACCTTCAGGCACCGGTTGCAGAACAGATCAGCCTGAGCGCGAACCCAAATCCTTTTGGCAGCAATATAAGAATATTATGTAACAGCAAGATCGAACAAAACCTGAGTCTGGATGTTTTTAACCTGCGCGGACAGAAAGTGCGCTCGTTGCAAAAAAGTGCTTCAAAGCAAGGCACATGGGAGCTTGACTGGAACGGCTGTGACGATAATGGACAGCAACTTCCCGCGGGAGTATATCTGCTAAAGATGAAAGCGGATTCCGGCAATCTGTTCCGCAAGATCAGCAAACTAAAGTAA